A window of the Brassica napus cultivar Da-Ae chromosome C5, Da-Ae, whole genome shotgun sequence genome harbors these coding sequences:
- the LOC106407533 gene encoding uncharacterized protein LOC106407533: MGDVQLKKRGYIWAISAGFNAALAAISAKFFSSLVLKYGLVVLCNVVMWGCYVNSLRALSSLQATVTNFAANFLSSGFAGLFLFHESLSFRWFAGALSITIGVVILSKSSVDKKVSTD; encoded by the exons ATGGGTGATGTACAACTAAAGAAAAGAGGATACATCTGGGCAATCTCTGCTGGGTTCAATGCAGCTCTTGCTGCCATCTCTGCAAAGTTCTTCTCATCTCTc GTGCTAAAATATGGATTGGTTGTATTATGCAATGTGGTAATGTGGGGATGTTATGTAAACAGCTTAAGAGCTCTCTCTTCTCTACAAGCTACCGTCACTAACTTTGCTGCTAATTTCCTCTCTTCCGGTTTTGCTGGCCTCTTTCTGTTTCACGAGTCCTTATCATTCcgt TGGTTTGCGGGAGCTTTATCGATCACCATTGGAGTTGTAATCCTCAGTAAGTCAAGTGTTGATAAGAAGGTCAGTACGGATTAG
- the LOC106408841 gene encoding uncharacterized mitochondrial protein AtMg00810-like has product MVILIYVDDNIITGSDKESIISTKAFLKSTFDIKNLGELKYFLGIEICRYKERVFLSQRKYALDLLNEAGKLGAKVAKPPLEEGYKVLREGEFEDKPFGNFKLYKMMVGKLIYLTITRPDICFAVNKVSQHMQAPKVHHWNMVEGIMRYIREAPGQGVWMGCNKST; this is encoded by the coding sequence ATGGTGATACTGATCTATGTGGACGATAATATAATCACAGGAAGTGACAAGGAAAGTATCATCTCTACTAAAGCTTTTCTTAAATCTACctttgatattaaaaatttggGTGAGCTAAAGTACTTTCTAGGGATAGAAATATGCCGCTATAAAGAGAGGGTTTTCTTATCTCAAAGAAAGTACGCACTTGATCTTTTAAATGAGGCAGGGAAGCTTGGAGCAAAAGTAGCTAAACCACCACTTGAAGAAGGCTACaaagtcttgcgtgagggggagtttgAAGACAAACCATTTGGAAACTTCAAGCTCTATAAGATGATGGTTGGGAAGTTGATCTATCTCACCATTACAAGACCagacatctgttttgctgtgaacaaagtcagccagcatatgcaagcacCGAAGGTTCATCATTGGAATATGGTGGAAGGGATCATGAGATACATAAGGGAGGCTCCGGGTCAAGgtgtttggatgggttgcaacaAGAGCACATAG
- the LOC106409442 gene encoding probable purine permease 4 produces the protein MSDVRVNADQQEEGEQQQNLVKAPVKRSLGLLITTYGCLFVGSIASSLLAKYYFVHGGSSRWVSTWVQSAGFPLLLGLIYFPRFVFKTTKRRPFTRFTHRHLLFSVVIGLILGFNNFLFSWGTSYLPVSTSSLLLSTQLIFTLILSVIIVKQKVTFSNLNCVVLLTLSSVLLALGSSQDKPAGLTKTKYFIGFLSTIGAGLLFALYLPVTERVYRSVYCYAMVMEMQLVMEFSATVFATIGMAFDGGFKEMVKEANQVFTKGPTVYWTVAILANVVTWQLCFAATSGMVYLTSGITGGICMTALLAMNVIGGVVMYGDAFGGVKIVSTVLCVWGFSSYVYGIYVKMKKDEEKEEEEEEEGHTGMKTVEDGGELELEMGMIKDDVAAADERV, from the coding sequence atgaGTGATGTTCGAGTAAACGCagatcaacaagaagaaggagaacaacaacaaaacctGGTCAAAGCACCGGTCAAGCGATCCCTCGGCCTCCTCATCACCACTTACGGCTGCCTCTTCGTCGGCTCCATCGCCTCGAGCCTCCTCGCGAAATACTACTTCGTCCACGGTGGCTCGAGCCGGTGGGTCTCCACGTGGGTCCAATCCGCCGGATTCCCACTCCTCCTCGGGCTTATCTACTTCCCTCGCTTCGTCTTCAAAACAACTAAGCGCCGTCCCTTCACGCGCTTCACACACCGCCATCTCCTCTTCTCCGTCGTAATCGGACTCATCCTCGGTTTCAACAACTTCCTCTTCTCATGGGGTACCTCGTACCTCCCAGTGTCCACATCATCACTTCTCCTCTCGACACAACTCATCTTCACTCTGATCTTGTCCGTGATCATAGTGAAACAGAAAGTCACTTTCTCAAATCTCAATTGTGTTGTTCTCTTAACGTTAAGCTCTGTTTTATTAGCTCTCGGTTCGAGCCAAGATAAACCGGCCGGTTTAACTAAAACCAAATATTTCATCGGGTTTTTATCCACGATCGGAGCCGGTTTACTCTTCGCGCTCTACCTGCCCGTGACGGAGAGGGTCTACAGGTCCGTTTATTGCTACGCGATGGTCATGGAGATGCAACTGGTTATGGAATTTTCTGCCACGGTTTTCGCCACAATCGGTATGGCTTTCGACGGCGGGTTTAAAGAAATGGTTAAGGAAGCGAACCAAGTTTTCACTAAAGGACCGACGGTTTACTGGACAGTGGCGATTTTAGCGAATGTGGTGACATGGCAGCTCTGTTTCGCGGCCACGTCAGGGATGGTTTATTTGACGTCTGGTATCACCGGAGGTATCTGCATGACGGCGTTACTAGCTATGAATGTGATTGGAGGTGTGGTGATGTACGGCGATGCGTTCGGCGGCGTGAAGATTGTGTCGACGGTGCTATGTGTTTGGGGATTCTCGTCTTATGTATATGGGATTTAcgtgaagatgaagaaggatgaggagaaggaggaggaggaggaggaggagggacaCACCGGTATGAAGACGGTGGAAGACGGGGGAGAGTTAGAGTTGGAGATGGGTATGATTAAAGATGACGTGGCGGCAGCGGATGAAAGGGTTTGA